In Balneolaceae bacterium, the genomic stretch CCAAACCATTGAAGAGGCGCGCTCGGCACGCCAGCAGATCATGCAGGGGGAGCCCTGGCCGGAGGTTGCCCGGCGTTTCGGTCGCAATCCCGAACAGGCCATAGGCCAGTCCGAGCAGTTCTGGCCCGTATCGATGGCGGCGGCCGACCAGCCCGTGCTGCAGCGCTACCTGGAGGAGGTCATCGGCATCACCGAGATTTCGCCGGTTCGCCGTCTCGGCACAACCTACCACTTCGTTCAGCTCATGGAGGCGCGTGAGGCGGGCGAACAGCCTGACCTGGAATGGTTGATGACGCAGATCAAGGACTGGCTGCGCATGGAGAAGCGCAGAAGGCATTTCAGTTCCTTCGTCAAGAATCTTTATCTTAAGGCTGAATCGAATAAGGAAGTGGAGACCTTCGACGTTCTGGAAACGAACCTGAATTTCAATACTGTCCCTGCAGACACCCTTGAAAGTCCATCCCCGAATGATTAGATCCTATCTTGTCCTCCTACTTTTCGCGGTCTTTCTGACACTCCCGCCCGCCCTGCTCGCACAGTCCGGCTCCACATCCGCCACCATGGATCAGATTGTGGCCGTGGTCAACGACCACATCATCCTCAAGTCAGACGTGGACGCCCAGGTCCAGAACATGATGCTCCGTCAGCAACAGCAGAGCGGCCAGCTCCCGCAGTTTGGAGAGGAGCTCTGGTACAGCACGCTGCAGGACATGGTCACACGCTTCGTAATGCTTGACCAGGCGCGCATCGACTCGGTTACCGTTCCCGAATCGAACGTTCAGCAGGCCGTTGACTCCCAGATCCAGTCCTATGTAGAACAGCTTGGCAGCGAGCAGGCCCTGGAGCAGGAGCTCGGTCAAAGCATCATCCAGTTCCGGGCCGAAATGCGGGATAACTATCGCCAGCAGATGATCGTCAACCAGTTCCTTGACGGGCGCATGTCGGATGTTCAGATCACCCGCCCCGAAGTGCGCCAGTTCTTCGAACGCATTCCCGCCGATTCCCTCCCCACCATTCCGGAGCAGGTCTCCATCTCCCAGATCGTCAACCTGCCGCCGGCCCGAACCGACGCCGAGGATGAAGCCCGGCGCCTGGCCGAACAGCTCCGCGATTCGGTGATCAATCACAACCGGCCCCTCGAGGAAATGGCTCGCAGATACAGCGACGGACCCAATGCCTCCAACGGAGGCAAAATCCCCCTCATCAACATCGACGACCTGGTACCGGAGTACTCAGCCGCCGCATCCGCCCTGGAGCCCGGCAGCATCTCCGAGGTGGTCCGCACGTCTTTCGGCTATCACGTCATACGCCTGAATCGCAAGGTGGGCGACCAGATCGATACCAACCAGATTCTCATTACCGTCCCCGAAGAGAGCTACGACACCCAGAGTGCCATTGACCGGCTCACCGCCATCCGCGACAGTATTCTGAACAACGAGGAGATCACCTTTGCCGAGATGGCCCGAAAACATTCCGAAGACCCCAACACCGCCTCGCGGGGGGGGCAGCTGCTCTACAACGAGAATACCCAGGAGCGACTTTTTCCCGTGGAGGAGCTTGACCAGAATCTCTACCGCACGGTGGTCCAGCTGGAAGAGGGCGACATCTCAGAGCCCCGCCCTTTCACCACAGGTTCGGAAAACAACACCCGCCAGGCCTACCGCATCATTAAACTCAACCTCCATATCCCAGAACACACCGCCAGCCTGGAGCAGGACTACGAGCGTGTGCGCAGCTACGCCCTGCAGGAAAAGCGGTTCCGCGTGCGACAGCAGTGGCTGGATGAACTGAAGCAGGACACCTATATCAGCTACAAGATTTCGGTCCCCGAACAGTACCGTTAACTCGTACGATTCCCTCCCACATGAACTCCATTCCCCAGCAGGAAGAAGATGCGGTGGCCTTCTTCCAGGATTCCGTCAGCCGCATCAAGCAGCAGATCGCCAAACGGATCGTCGGGCAGCGCGACATCATCAATCAGCTTCTCATCTGCCTCTTCGCACGGGGACACTGCGTGCTTATCGGTGTGCCTGGCCTGGCCAAGACGCTGCTCATCCGCACCGTGGCCCGGACACTGAATCTGAGTTTCAGCCGCATCCAGTTCACCCCCGACCTTATGCCCGGCGACATCACAGGTACGGAGGTGATCGAGGACGACCGGGAGACCGGCCACAAGTCCTTCAAGTTCGTCAAGGGGCCCATTTTTGCCAACATCGTCCTGGCCGATGAGATCAACCGCACGCCCCCCAAGACACAGGCCGCCCTGCTGGAGGGCATGCAGGAGTTCCACGTGACCACGGCAGGCACCACCTACAACCTCGACCAGCCATTTTTTGTGCTGGCCACCCAGAACCCCATCGAGCAGGAGGGGACCTACCCCCTGCCGGAGGCGCAGCTCGACCGCTTTATGTTTAACCTCTGGCTGGATTACCCCAGCCTGGACGAGGAGATGGACATTGTCAGCCAGACCACCTCGGTGCGGGAGGAGGAAATCGAGCCTGTGCTTGACGCCCGCCAGATCCTGGATCTGCAACAGCTGGTGCGGGAGGTACCCGTGCCGGAAAGCGTACTAAGCTTCGCCGTCACCCTGGTCAACAAAACGAGACCGGGCTCAGACGTGGCGCCTGACTTTGTGGACAAGTACATGAGCTGGGGAGCGGGTCCGCGCGCATCGCAGTACCTTATCCTGGGCGGCAAAACGCGTGCGCTGACCGAGGGCCGCTATAACGTGACCGAAGAGGACATCACCGCCCTGGCCAAGCCGGTGCTGCGCCACCGCATCGTCAACAACTACGCGGCCGAAGCCGAGGGTCTCACCCCCGACAAGTTGATCGAACGCCTCCTGGCCGAAATGTAAGCCCGCTGCCGTGGAATTTATCTTTCAAGGTTTTCAGACGGGCCTGCCCCCCTGGCTTTTCCTATTGCTGGCCGCCGTCTCCGTGGGTCTGGCCTGGTGGTCCTACCGCCACCTTGCGTCTCTTCCCTTTTCCGCCCGCCTGGGCATGGCTTCCCTGAGGGCCGCGGTTTTACTTTTGCTTCTGGTGCTGCTTCTGAATCCCTTCTTCCGCGCGCGTGAAGAGCTGCCGCGAGACCCCGAAATCTTGGTCTTCCTGGACGCCTCGGCCAGCGCCGGCATCACCAAAGGCGACTACCGCGGTATGGAGAGCTACAGGGAGACGGCTGCGGAGCTGGGACTGGAGGGACGTGAAGGGGTGCGATTCAGCTATGTCGCCTTCGACCGCCAGGTGCAAAGCCTCGCCTCCCTCGACAGCCTGCGGACTGAGGGGGGCGAAACCAATCTCTACAACCTGTTTGAGGTGTTGGAGGACCGCCGCTCGGAGGCCACCGCCGCCCTCCTGCTGAGCGAC encodes the following:
- a CDS encoding peptidylprolyl isomerase, which gives rise to MIRSYLVLLLFAVFLTLPPALLAQSGSTSATMDQIVAVVNDHIILKSDVDAQVQNMMLRQQQQSGQLPQFGEELWYSTLQDMVTRFVMLDQARIDSVTVPESNVQQAVDSQIQSYVEQLGSEQALEQELGQSIIQFRAEMRDNYRQQMIVNQFLDGRMSDVQITRPEVRQFFERIPADSLPTIPEQVSISQIVNLPPARTDAEDEARRLAEQLRDSVINHNRPLEEMARRYSDGPNASNGGKIPLINIDDLVPEYSAAASALEPGSISEVVRTSFGYHVIRLNRKVGDQIDTNQILITVPEESYDTQSAIDRLTAIRDSILNNEEITFAEMARKHSEDPNTASRGGQLLYNENTQERLFPVEELDQNLYRTVVQLEEGDISEPRPFTTGSENNTRQAYRIIKLNLHIPEHTASLEQDYERVRSYALQEKRFRVRQQWLDELKQDTYISYKISVPEQYR
- a CDS encoding MoxR family ATPase; amino-acid sequence: MNSIPQQEEDAVAFFQDSVSRIKQQIAKRIVGQRDIINQLLICLFARGHCVLIGVPGLAKTLLIRTVARTLNLSFSRIQFTPDLMPGDITGTEVIEDDRETGHKSFKFVKGPIFANIVLADEINRTPPKTQAALLEGMQEFHVTTAGTTYNLDQPFFVLATQNPIEQEGTYPLPEAQLDRFMFNLWLDYPSLDEEMDIVSQTTSVREEEIEPVLDARQILDLQQLVREVPVPESVLSFAVTLVNKTRPGSDVAPDFVDKYMSWGAGPRASQYLILGGKTRALTEGRYNVTEEDITALAKPVLRHRIVNNYAAEAEGLTPDKLIERLLAEM